One Thermodesulfobacteriota bacterium genomic region harbors:
- a CDS encoding DNA polymerase III subunit delta' yields MKDLKNTESSEIVGHEKQKAMLFGYMENGRLPHALLLSGPFGIGKKRLALCFAKRLMCSSQRGDDNCPSCKWIERGTHPDLLLLGGANKPISVEHVREVIELAENRPYLSETRVIVFDDAHLMSFDALGALLKTLEEPKQFNVFILITSQEEKIPLTIRSRCTRIPFSPIEVSLLKQYLVERRNLDEKKAEIISNVSFGSFALAEFWTDEANIKRRRRLFECVLGVKRSSMDISLISQEISASDCDIYLYSLLGILRDQFVYSMTKDVDRLYNKDSVDLLRDRLDGQRLREKMEMVIYTMRALKNNVNRWLAFENLIYSLCEEE; encoded by the coding sequence ATGAAAGACTTAAAAAATACGGAATCTTCTGAGATCGTTGGACACGAAAAACAGAAAGCCATGCTATTCGGTTATATGGAAAACGGAAGACTACCCCACGCACTTCTTCTTTCAGGGCCATTTGGAATAGGTAAAAAGAGATTGGCTTTATGTTTCGCTAAACGTCTTATGTGCAGCTCCCAAAGGGGTGATGATAATTGCCCTTCTTGTAAGTGGATTGAGAGAGGGACCCATCCGGATCTTCTTTTACTCGGTGGGGCAAATAAGCCGATAAGTGTAGAGCACGTGAGGGAAGTCATAGAATTGGCTGAGAACCGTCCGTACCTCAGTGAGACAAGGGTTATCGTTTTTGATGACGCTCACCTTATGAGTTTCGATGCTTTAGGAGCGCTTCTTAAAACACTCGAAGAACCTAAGCAATTTAACGTCTTTATCCTTATAACCTCCCAGGAGGAAAAGATTCCTCTTACAATTAGGTCTCGGTGCACGAGAATCCCGTTTTCTCCTATAGAGGTAAGTCTTCTTAAACAGTATCTAGTGGAGAGGAGAAATCTTGACGAGAAGAAAGCGGAGATCATTTCAAATGTATCCTTTGGAAGTTTTGCCTTAGCTGAATTCTGGACAGACGAGGCAAATATAAAGAGGAGGAGAAGGCTTTTTGAATGCGTATTAGGCGTAAAGAGAAGCTCTATGGACATTAGTCTTATTTCGCAAGAGATTTCGGCCAGTGATTGCGATATCTACCTCTACTCGCTACTTGGAATACTTAGGGATCAGTTCGTGTACAGTATGACAAAAGACGTTGACCGATTATATAATAAAGACTCTGTTGATCTACTAAGGGATAGGCTTGATGGACAAAGACTGAGGGAAAAGATGGAAATGGTTATTTACACCATGCGTGCGCTAAAAAATAACGTGAATAGGTGGTTGGCCTTTGAAAATCTGATTTACTCTTTATGCGAGGAAGAATGA
- a CDS encoding stage 0 sporulation protein, with the protein MKTCYVKLKGFPSIVEVEANDEVKKGDIVVLELEKGLSIGEIITDVRESEKGSEESVPKIVKKASPEEISDFCVLEGRLGYAMEFCRKKIEEFKLPMKLLCAEYLFGGTKLIFYFYSETRVDFRELVKELAREFRVRIELRQVGVRDQAKIIGGLGNCGDVVCCKKFLNSFFTVSIKMVKEQNLALNPSKISGVCGRLMCCLAYEYEMYMEYKRELPKIGKMVTIGTDVGRIVKQNPLLRTLTVQMEDGRELTLPAEKVKLVDDQERQEEK; encoded by the coding sequence ATGAAGACTTGCTACGTGAAACTTAAGGGCTTTCCTTCAATTGTGGAAGTAGAGGCGAATGATGAGGTGAAAAAAGGGGATATAGTTGTCTTAGAACTTGAAAAAGGGCTCTCAATAGGGGAGATCATAACGGATGTTCGCGAAAGTGAAAAAGGAAGTGAGGAAAGTGTTCCCAAGATCGTAAAAAAGGCATCCCCTGAAGAGATTTCTGATTTTTGCGTACTTGAAGGAAGATTAGGGTACGCAATGGAGTTCTGCAGAAAAAAAATCGAGGAGTTTAAGTTACCTATGAAGCTTCTTTGCGCCGAGTATCTATTCGGTGGGACAAAGCTCATCTTCTACTTCTATTCCGAAACAAGGGTCGATTTTAGGGAACTTGTAAAAGAGCTTGCAAGGGAGTTTAGGGTAAGAATAGAGCTTAGGCAAGTTGGGGTGAGAGACCAAGCAAAAATTATAGGGGGATTGGGAAACTGTGGAGATGTGGTATGCTGCAAGAAGTTCCTAAATTCCTTTTTTACTGTTTCTATAAAGATGGTAAAGGAACAGAATCTTGCGCTTAACCCTTCGAAGATATCCGGGGTTTGCGGAAGGCTAATGTGTTGCCTTGCCTACGAATACGAGATGTATATGGAGTATAAAAGGGAGCTACCTAAAATCGGTAAGATGGTAACTATTGGAACTGATGTTGGAAGGATTGTTAAGCAGAACCCTCTTCTTCGCACTTTGACCGTGCAGATGGAGGATGGAAGGGAACTTACTCTTCCGGCTGAAAAAGTAAAACTAGTCGATGATCAAGAAAGGCAAGAGGAAAAATGA
- the metG gene encoding methionine--tRNA ligase, whose translation MKGNFYITTPIYYINDVPHIGHAYTTIAADVMARFKRICGYEVFFLTGTDEHGQKAEKAAYAQNMKPKELADKMVMNFVELWKVLNISNTGFIRTTEERHKKVVQHIFQTVYEKGDIYLGEYEDWYCVYCESFYTEFQLVNGKCPDCQRVPQRLKEESYFFRLSSYTDRLLDFLKENPSFVLPEIRYNEVVSFVKGGLRDLSVSRTSLSWGIPVPFNPKHTIYVWFDALTNYLTGIGFLEDNELFNSFWPCDVHLIGKDILRFHAIYWPIFLMSYGLPPPKRIFAHGWWTIEGQKMSKSLGNVVDPTEIVKEYGVDEFRFFLFREVPFGLDGDFSKKAIVQRINGDLANDLGNLLSRSITMIERYSKGKIEGPEKKTGQDEFLESKILELVAHYEKEMETLSFYRAIKCVFEITSHLNRYIDSEAPWRLAKEDDSRLKTVLFNLWNGLRLVGVLLYPFMPEKSNAIWRAIGIQNPIEKTQFDREKAFFKLDDLSEIRKIPPLFPRIKEE comes from the coding sequence ATGAAAGGCAACTTTTATATCACCACTCCCATCTACTACATAAACGACGTTCCCCACATAGGACATGCCTACACAACTATTGCAGCCGACGTTATGGCGAGATTCAAAAGGATTTGCGGCTACGAAGTGTTTTTCCTCACAGGTACTGACGAACATGGACAGAAGGCTGAGAAGGCAGCTTACGCGCAGAATATGAAACCAAAGGAGCTTGCGGACAAAATGGTTATGAACTTTGTCGAACTGTGGAAGGTGCTCAACATATCGAACACGGGCTTCATAAGAACTACAGAAGAGAGGCACAAAAAGGTTGTCCAGCACATATTCCAGACTGTGTACGAAAAAGGAGACATCTACCTCGGTGAATACGAGGATTGGTACTGTGTGTACTGCGAAAGTTTCTACACGGAATTCCAGCTCGTAAACGGAAAGTGTCCGGACTGCCAAAGGGTTCCTCAAAGACTCAAAGAGGAGAGCTATTTTTTCAGACTCTCTTCCTACACTGATAGACTTTTGGACTTTCTGAAAGAGAACCCGTCCTTTGTGCTTCCTGAGATTCGATACAATGAAGTTGTAAGCTTCGTCAAAGGCGGTCTTAGAGATTTGAGTGTGAGCCGGACGAGCCTAAGCTGGGGTATACCGGTACCTTTTAACCCTAAACACACAATCTACGTTTGGTTCGATGCTCTGACAAATTATCTTACCGGGATAGGTTTCCTTGAAGATAATGAGCTTTTTAACTCGTTTTGGCCCTGTGACGTCCATCTTATCGGAAAGGATATACTCAGATTTCATGCCATATACTGGCCAATATTTCTTATGTCCTACGGTCTTCCACCTCCGAAGAGGATCTTTGCCCATGGTTGGTGGACAATAGAGGGACAGAAGATGTCGAAATCGTTGGGAAATGTTGTGGATCCCACGGAGATAGTTAAGGAATACGGGGTAGATGAGTTTAGATTTTTCCTTTTTAGAGAGGTTCCCTTCGGCTTGGATGGAGATTTTTCCAAAAAGGCAATCGTTCAAAGGATAAATGGAGATCTCGCCAATGATCTTGGAAATCTTTTAAGCAGAAGCATAACAATGATTGAAAGATATTCGAAGGGAAAGATAGAAGGCCCGGAAAAGAAAACTGGCCAAGACGAATTTTTGGAAAGTAAAATCCTTGAACTTGTAGCTCACTACGAAAAGGAGATGGAGACCCTTTCCTTTTACAGGGCCATAAAGTGTGTTTTTGAAATAACAAGCCATCTCAATAGGTACATTGATTCGGAGGCGCCATGGAGACTTGCAAAGGAGGATGACTCAAGGCTTAAGACAGTACTTTTTAACCTTTGGAACGGATTGAGACTTGTTGGGGTTTTACTCTATCCCTTTATGCCTGAGAAATCGAACGCTATATGGAGGGCAATCGGTATCCAGAATCCGATAGAAAAGACCCAATTTGATAGAGAGAAAGCATTTTTTAAACTCGACGACCTCTCAGAAATAAGAAAGATTCCGCCCCTTTTCCCGAGGATAAAAGAAGAATGA
- a CDS encoding DUF721 domain-containing protein: MKNFTPIRDVLTKILKRKRICDDIKSLKLFTEWEKIVGERFARYAHPIRVKKNVLYVEIEDPAYLSHMEYIKANLIEKISKATGKMICDIKFTLSE; encoded by the coding sequence ATGAAGAATTTCACGCCAATTAGGGACGTGTTGACAAAGATATTAAAGAGAAAGAGGATCTGCGACGATATAAAGTCTCTTAAACTATTCACGGAATGGGAAAAGATCGTTGGAGAAAGGTTTGCCAGGTACGCTCACCCAATAAGGGTCAAAAAGAACGTGCTCTATGTCGAAATCGAAGATCCCGCTTACCTCTCCCATATGGAGTACATTAAAGCGAACCTGATTGAGAAAATTTCAAAAGCCACAGGAAAGATGATTTGCGACATAAAATTCACACTTTCCGAGTAA
- the larC gene encoding nickel pincer cofactor biosynthesis protein LarC: MKVLYIDCVSGLSGDMLVSAFIDAGFPQEEVERALGALPIKAPKITQEKVVLGPIRGVRIKIERSNSFFTCDEMLDIVSRTTIDEKIKSDVTGMLNVLFDAEAKIHGVAKEDLHLHELADIDTLLDFLLVASAVAYFGIEKIFVGSIPHGSGILRTSHGLLPNPPPLTLEILKGFPSIFKNSTYELTTPTGAAIVRYYANPTEPFPGMRISVVGYGFGNYEMEEPDILRVFIGEQDASYLSEKVYVIEFDIDDMDMEYTGLLSERLRGLGALDVLTFPVFMKKGRVGLRFSVTATKEKLEDLIDRIFEESTTFGLRIREESRRVLRRDERIVKCKYGEVRIKVGYGKQNRVLKEHIEYDDVKRISEEYGLPYRIVLDEVKKELYKEK; the protein is encoded by the coding sequence ATGAAGGTTCTCTATATAGACTGTGTATCTGGCCTTAGCGGTGATATGCTTGTCTCCGCTTTTATCGACGCCGGATTTCCGCAAGAAGAGGTCGAAAGGGCTTTAGGTGCCTTACCTATCAAAGCTCCCAAAATCACCCAAGAAAAAGTAGTTCTGGGTCCCATAAGAGGGGTTCGGATAAAAATCGAAAGGAGCAATTCTTTCTTTACTTGCGACGAAATGTTAGACATCGTTTCTCGAACGACTATTGATGAAAAAATTAAATCCGACGTTACTGGCATGTTAAACGTACTTTTCGATGCTGAAGCAAAAATTCACGGGGTCGCAAAAGAAGACCTTCACCTCCACGAGCTTGCGGACATAGACACCCTTTTGGATTTCCTTCTCGTTGCCTCGGCAGTGGCTTATTTCGGAATTGAAAAAATTTTTGTTGGAAGTATACCTCATGGGTCTGGTATTTTGCGCACATCCCACGGGCTTCTGCCAAATCCACCTCCCCTCACTTTGGAGATCCTTAAAGGATTTCCATCTATCTTCAAGAACTCTACTTACGAACTTACAACACCAACTGGTGCGGCTATTGTAAGGTATTATGCCAATCCCACTGAACCATTCCCAGGGATGCGAATCTCTGTAGTAGGTTACGGTTTTGGAAACTACGAGATGGAAGAACCGGACATCCTAAGGGTGTTTATAGGAGAACAGGATGCGTCTTATCTATCGGAAAAAGTGTACGTAATAGAATTCGATATCGACGATATGGATATGGAGTACACGGGCTTGCTTTCAGAGAGGTTAAGAGGACTTGGTGCCCTTGACGTTCTTACTTTTCCCGTTTTCATGAAGAAGGGAAGGGTGGGCTTAAGATTCTCCGTAACTGCAACTAAAGAAAAACTTGAGGATTTGATCGATAGAATATTTGAAGAGAGTACCACTTTCGGACTTAGGATAAGGGAGGAATCCAGAAGGGTTCTAAGAAGAGATGAAAGGATAGTGAAGTGCAAGTACGGCGAAGTACGAATAAAGGTGGGATACGGAAAGCAAAATAGGGTACTTAAGGAACACATAGAGTACGATGACGTAAAAAGGATCTCAGAAGAGTACGGTCTCCCCTATAGGATAGTCCTAGATGAAGTGAAAAAGGAGCTTTACAAGGAAAAATAG
- the larB gene encoding nickel pincer cofactor biosynthesis protein LarB: MKEEIIRGLLTGVKDGTISIEEALRSLRDLPYQDLFHTKVDHHREFRKKMPEVIYGEGKSVNQIIDIIRAMRQKGEEVLATRISQKVGKVLKESFPEGEYFSDARCFMIKTEKRTTGKGLILIISAGTSDMPVAEEAYVTSIFFGNETERLYDVGVAGIHRLFENIELLRKARVIIVVAGMEGALPSVVAGVVGVPVIGVPTSVGYGASFSGLSALLTMLNSCATVAVFNIDNGFGAAYFATLINRL; encoded by the coding sequence ATGAAAGAAGAAATTATAAGGGGACTCCTTACGGGTGTAAAAGATGGAACCATATCTATTGAGGAAGCTTTAAGGAGCTTACGCGACCTGCCTTACCAGGACCTCTTCCATACAAAGGTTGATCACCATAGGGAATTCCGTAAAAAAATGCCCGAAGTTATTTACGGAGAGGGGAAAAGTGTAAACCAGATAATCGATATAATTCGAGCCATGAGGCAGAAAGGCGAAGAAGTACTGGCAACGAGAATCTCTCAAAAAGTAGGAAAGGTTTTAAAAGAGAGCTTTCCTGAAGGAGAGTACTTTTCAGATGCTAGATGCTTTATGATAAAAACCGAAAAAAGGACCACAGGAAAAGGTCTCATACTCATAATAAGTGCCGGAACGAGCGATATGCCTGTTGCGGAAGAGGCCTATGTAACATCCATCTTTTTTGGGAATGAAACTGAAAGACTTTACGATGTTGGAGTGGCAGGCATACATAGGCTTTTCGAAAATATTGAGCTTTTAAGAAAGGCTCGAGTGATAATAGTGGTTGCTGGTATGGAAGGGGCCCTTCCCTCTGTTGTTGCTGGGGTGGTCGGTGTGCCTGTTATAGGGGTTCCGACAAGCGTTGGGTACGGTGCGAGCTTTTCTGGACTGTCTGCCCTTCTTACTATGCTAAATTCTTGTGCAACGGTTGCTGTTTTTAACATCGACAACGGCTTTGGAGCAGCGTATTTCGCGACCCTCATAAATAGGCTATGA
- a CDS encoding YraN family protein → MKGSQREKGMEGEELAINYLKKDGYKIIERNYRSPFGEIDIIAISGDVLVFVEVKRRDSKTFGNSLSAITEDKKKKIVMTALYYLKKEKKEAKKVRFDVVGIDEKSVKIVKNAFTVDWT, encoded by the coding sequence TTGAAGGGTTCGCAAAGAGAAAAAGGTATGGAGGGTGAGGAGCTCGCAATAAATTACCTCAAGAAGGATGGTTACAAAATAATTGAACGAAACTACAGAAGTCCATTTGGAGAAATCGATATCATAGCAATATCAGGAGATGTATTGGTCTTTGTAGAGGTAAAGAGAAGGGATTCAAAGACATTTGGTAACTCACTGTCGGCAATTACCGAGGATAAGAAGAAAAAGATAGTGATGACCGCCCTTTACTATTTAAAGAAGGAAAAAAAGGAGGCAAAGAAGGTACGGTTTGATGTTGTGGGGATTGACGAAAAAAGTGTAAAGATCGTTAAAAACGCCTTCACCGTGGACTGGACATGA
- a CDS encoding ribonuclease HII, producing MECRLEGLISGVDEAGRGPVAGPLVSACVVWSCIPKKNETIKDSKLMKEKEREEAFFWILRNAYRVGIGISSIEEIEMLNIQNATLLAMERAIENTGVQADLLLIDGNKKPARFKNGKCVIGGDRKCFFIACASIVAKVVRDSIMKLYNELYPLYGFKKNKGYLTPTHKRAIELYGVCPIHRKKFRGVREYI from the coding sequence ATGGAATGTCGCCTCGAGGGCTTGATATCAGGCGTCGATGAGGCCGGAAGGGGCCCAGTTGCTGGTCCCTTGGTCTCTGCCTGCGTTGTCTGGTCTTGCATTCCTAAAAAAAACGAAACGATAAAAGACTCAAAATTGATGAAGGAAAAGGAAAGGGAAGAAGCTTTCTTCTGGATACTGAGAAATGCTTATAGAGTCGGGATAGGAATTTCCTCGATCGAAGAGATAGAAATGCTCAACATCCAAAATGCCACCCTTTTGGCGATGGAGAGAGCCATTGAGAATACGGGTGTTCAAGCGGATCTTCTCCTTATAGACGGTAACAAAAAGCCAGCCCGGTTTAAGAACGGAAAATGTGTTATAGGTGGAGACAGAAAATGTTTCTTTATTGCATGCGCTTCTATTGTTGCAAAGGTCGTAAGGGATTCAATAATGAAGCTATACAACGAGCTCTATCCCCTTTACGGTTTTAAAAAAAACAAAGGCTATCTTACACCAACCCATAAAAGGGCCATAGAGCTTTACGGAGTTTGCCCTATCCATAGGAAGAAGTTTCGCGGCGTAAGGGAGTATATTTGA
- the rplS gene encoding 50S ribosomal protein L19: MSDIVDMIEKEHMRLDLPEIHPGDNVKVYTRVQEGDKERVQVFEGVVISVRGGNTRRTFTVRKISHGVGVEKTFPFHSPIIEKIEVLGRSKVRRAKLYYLRELKGKAAKLKEKRQ; encoded by the coding sequence ATGAGCGATATAGTCGATATGATCGAAAAGGAGCACATGAGGCTCGATCTTCCAGAGATCCACCCCGGTGATAACGTTAAGGTTTATACTAGGGTCCAGGAAGGTGACAAAGAGAGAGTTCAGGTCTTCGAGGGAGTAGTTATATCAGTGAGGGGTGGAAACACAAGGAGAACTTTCACCGTAAGAAAGATATCGCATGGAGTTGGAGTTGAGAAAACGTTCCCTTTCCATTCCCCCATTATCGAAAAGATAGAAGTCCTTGGAAGGAGTAAGGTAAGAAGGGCAAAGCTTTACTACTTAAGGGAGCTCAAAGGGAAAGCCGCAAAGTTAAAAGAGAAAAGGCAGTGA
- a CDS encoding RNA methyltransferase, which translates to MNLSVAVIHYPVYNKNREIIATSVTGIEIHDCARTCMTFNVNLCYIVTPLEKQREIIEKMREHWVSGYGFKYNPLRAQALSIVRTAPSLEKVLSELKELDPGLLVVGTSAKRRESKNLTYEEFYEMLTERKISALLLFGTGWGLTDDTVSMCDRMLEPISGLGNYNHLSMRVAMGIILDRIFNPRGGKK; encoded by the coding sequence TTGAATCTATCAGTAGCAGTTATACATTATCCTGTCTATAACAAAAATCGCGAAATCATCGCAACAAGCGTAACTGGGATTGAGATTCACGACTGTGCACGCACGTGCATGACTTTTAACGTGAACTTGTGCTATATTGTAACCCCACTTGAAAAGCAAAGAGAGATAATAGAAAAGATGAGGGAACACTGGGTATCGGGATACGGGTTTAAGTACAATCCTTTGAGGGCCCAGGCTCTAAGCATAGTAAGGACAGCTCCTTCATTGGAGAAGGTTCTTTCAGAGCTCAAAGAGTTAGATCCTGGATTGCTCGTTGTTGGAACTTCTGCAAAAAGAAGGGAAAGTAAAAACCTAACCTATGAAGAATTTTATGAAATGCTAACAGAAAGAAAAATTAGTGCCCTTCTCCTTTTTGGAACGGGCTGGGGCCTCACAGACGATACTGTGAGCATGTGCGACAGGATGTTGGAACCTATCTCCGGGCTTGGTAATTATAACCATCTTTCGATGCGGGTGGCGATGGGCATAATTCTCGACAGAATATTTAACCCCCGAGGAGGGAAAAAATGA
- the trmD gene encoding tRNA (guanosine(37)-N1)-methyltransferase TrmD, translated as MLISVLTLFPRIFESPLNESIIRKAKEKRLVSFNIINIRDFATDPHRTCDDYPYGGGPGMVMKIEPLYRAIEYVKTNFGEARFILLTPQGRLLTWEVCEKLASLDHICLICGRYEGVDERILEFVDDEISIGDYILSGGEPAAIVVIDAVVRLLPKVLGNEDSKVTESFREYLLEHPQYTRPENFMGLRVPPVLLSGNHEEIRKWRRKESIRKTILRRPDLMERFVPTEEDRKFIKEIMEEIPF; from the coding sequence ATGCTCATTTCGGTCCTTACCCTTTTCCCACGGATTTTCGAGTCTCCACTCAACGAGAGCATAATAAGGAAAGCGAAGGAAAAAAGGCTTGTGAGTTTTAACATCATAAATATCAGGGACTTTGCAACGGACCCCCACAGGACCTGCGACGATTACCCGTACGGAGGCGGGCCTGGGATGGTCATGAAGATAGAACCTCTATATAGGGCAATAGAGTACGTAAAGACGAATTTTGGAGAGGCTAGGTTCATTCTTCTTACACCCCAAGGAAGATTGCTCACTTGGGAAGTCTGCGAGAAATTGGCCAGCTTAGACCATATTTGTCTCATATGCGGGAGATACGAGGGTGTGGATGAAAGGATCTTGGAATTTGTAGATGATGAAATATCTATTGGAGACTATATTCTTTCCGGGGGAGAGCCCGCGGCAATCGTAGTTATAGATGCCGTTGTTAGACTTTTGCCGAAAGTTCTAGGAAATGAGGATTCTAAAGTTACTGAGAGTTTTCGGGAATATCTTCTTGAACACCCCCAGTACACAAGACCCGAAAATTTCATGGGTTTGAGAGTCCCTCCCGTTCTTCTTTCCGGAAACCATGAGGAGATAAGAAAGTGGAGGCGGAAGGAGTCGATAAGAAAGACTATCCTTAGGCGTCCCGACCTCATGGAGCGCTTCGTACCTACCGAGGAGGATAGAAAATTTATAAAAGAGATTATGGAGGAGATACCTTTTTGA
- a CDS encoding MBL fold metallo-hydrolase: protein MFIKQMEVGSFAVFAYIVGCQRTKEALVIDPASDCERILDEAESRNYRIRYIVNTHSHVDHIMGNRRMKELTNAKIIIHEKEAYSLIHQSPYMLSMFGAEPSPPADITVRDGDRIIVGDVSLRVIHTPGHSPGSICLYTDGIVFTGDTLFVGSVGRTDLAGGSWHELVTSIKRRLFVLPDDTIVAPGHNYGETPKSTIGKEKLYNPFVGQRSGY from the coding sequence ATGTTCATCAAGCAGATGGAAGTTGGATCGTTTGCTGTATTTGCCTACATCGTCGGCTGCCAAAGAACGAAGGAAGCGCTCGTTATTGACCCCGCATCAGACTGTGAAAGGATCCTTGACGAGGCAGAAAGCAGAAATTACCGAATAAGATATATCGTGAATACTCACTCGCACGTAGATCATATAATGGGGAATAGGAGAATGAAGGAACTTACAAACGCAAAAATCATAATTCACGAAAAAGAGGCTTACTCCCTTATCCATCAGTCTCCTTACATGCTCAGTATGTTCGGGGCTGAACCTTCGCCACCAGCTGACATAACGGTAAGAGACGGGGATCGGATTATTGTGGGAGATGTCTCTTTAAGGGTCATCCATACCCCCGGGCATTCTCCAGGTAGCATATGCCTGTACACGGACGGAATTGTGTTTACGGGTGATACGCTTTTTGTTGGAAGCGTTGGAAGGACAGACCTTGCGGGTGGCTCCTGGCATGAGCTTGTCACATCTATAAAGAGAAGACTATTTGTTTTACCAGATGACACAATCGTTGCACCTGGGCATAACTATGGTGAGACACCCAAAAGCACGATAGGGAAAGAAAAACTTTACAATCCGTTTGTGGGTCAAAGGAGTGGGTACTGA
- a CDS encoding patatin-like phospholipase family protein encodes MRRRIIYWIFTSFIALCVASCATAPETKRAKEPKIALVLSGGSAKGFAHVGVIRVLEQEKIPIHMIVGTSVGSLIGGLYAANPDSFQLEWTAFKIERSDILDFSLLDPKLGLVKGQKLESFVEREAKVKRIEETKIPFFAITTDLNTGETVILDRGPLARAIRASCAIPGIFAPVNFAGRTLVDGGLTNNIPCDIAKRKGADIVIAVNLLSSVKNHEIDSIVDIIGQSISIMMFEQAKEKLRYADVIIEPDVRNVSLFDFSKKKELMEEGIKAAKSQIPKIKELITRFRGEN; translated from the coding sequence ATGAGAAGGAGAATTATCTACTGGATTTTTACGAGCTTTATTGCGCTTTGTGTGGCATCATGTGCTACCGCTCCTGAGACTAAAAGAGCAAAAGAACCGAAAATAGCGCTCGTACTCAGCGGAGGCTCAGCAAAGGGGTTCGCTCACGTGGGTGTGATACGAGTTTTGGAGCAGGAAAAGATACCGATCCACATGATCGTAGGTACGAGTGTTGGAAGTTTAATCGGTGGTCTTTATGCAGCAAATCCGGACAGTTTCCAGCTCGAATGGACAGCCTTCAAAATTGAAAGATCGGATATTTTAGACTTTTCACTCCTTGATCCGAAGCTTGGCCTTGTTAAAGGTCAGAAACTTGAAAGCTTTGTTGAAAGAGAGGCAAAGGTAAAAAGGATAGAAGAGACAAAGATCCCTTTCTTTGCTATTACAACTGATCTCAATACCGGGGAAACCGTAATTCTTGACCGGGGTCCTCTGGCACGGGCAATAAGGGCATCATGTGCTATTCCTGGGATCTTTGCTCCCGTGAATTTTGCAGGAAGAACCCTTGTGGATGGGGGACTGACAAATAACATCCCCTGTGATATCGCAAAAAGGAAGGGTGCTGACATAGTGATAGCGGTGAATCTTTTAAGTAGCGTAAAGAACCATGAGATAGATTCGATTGTGGATATCATCGGCCAGTCCATCTCAATCATGATGTTTGAACAGGCCAAAGAGAAACTGAGATATGCGGATGTGATAATAGAACCTGATGTTAGAAACGTATCCTTATTCGATTTCTCGAAAAAGAAAGAGCTCATGGAGGAAGGTATAAAAGCCGCAAAAAGCCAAATCCCAAAGATAAAGGAACTGATTACCCGATTTAGAGGAGAGAACTGA
- a CDS encoding YdcF family protein has translation MFLFKKFITAFLLPPGLFILLCIIAFFLVKKRTKILCASFALLIYFFSIEPTKNLFLKPLESAHPFPSIESIKNCEAYIVLGGGLREGVPELSGVGELSHEAYQRTVTAFRVYKIKKRPIILTGGSIFKREAESHYARKLLLSLGVKEEHIFLEAKSRDTYENAKSAKEIAEREKIKRVLLITNAYHAKRANLIFSRYFDVIVLPIGYKTSKRPYDILSFLPDATNTESISCALKEYLGIIHFKTFFKD, from the coding sequence TTGTTCCTTTTTAAAAAGTTCATAACGGCTTTTTTGTTGCCGCCCGGTCTTTTTATCCTTTTATGTATCATCGCCTTCTTCCTTGTAAAAAAAAGGACAAAGATCCTTTGTGCATCTTTTGCACTCCTTATCTATTTCTTTTCCATTGAGCCGACAAAAAACCTGTTTCTTAAACCTTTAGAGAGTGCCCACCCTTTTCCCTCCATAGAGAGCATAAAGAATTGTGAGGCTTATATTGTCTTGGGAGGGGGCTTACGAGAGGGTGTACCCGAGTTATCGGGAGTTGGGGAGCTTTCTCATGAGGCTTATCAAAGGACTGTAACTGCCTTTAGGGTTTATAAGATAAAAAAAAGGCCCATAATTCTTACGGGTGGTTCTATCTTTAAGAGGGAAGCTGAGTCCCATTACGCAAGAAAGCTTCTTTTGAGTCTCGGAGTAAAAGAAGAGCACATATTTTTGGAAGCTAAAAGTAGAGACACTTATGAGAACGCGAAATCCGCAAAAGAAATAGCCGAAAGAGAAAAGATAAAGCGGGTGCTACTTATAACGAACGCTTACCATGCAAAGAGAGCAAACCTCATATTCTCCAGATATTTCGATGTTATAGTCTTGCCTATAGGATACAAAACCTCAAAGAGGCCCTATGATATACTTTCCTTTCTTCCGGACGCGACCAACACAGAGTCAATATCATGCGCTTTGAAAGAATATTTGGGGATTATCCACTTTAAGACCTTTTTTAAAGACTGA